The segment GTTCCTTTCGGCAGTTGGATTGGTGACATAGATGAATCGCGGCACGTTGGAGCGAGTTGGTTTTCAAATTCTGCGTGCCGCGGTGACTTCAGAAGTTGTGAGTGAATTGCTGCAAGTCTGCAGCGATTCGTTGGCGGACGAGTCCGCGTCGGTTCGGGCTCGTTCCAGCCGCGGTCATGTCTACGCGGCAAGGAACTTGATTGGCAACTTGCCACCGGTGGAAACCGTTTGGCAGACCGGTCGCTTGCTTGCGTTTCTGCATCAACATCTGGGGCAGCAGTTCGGCTTGGTTCGAGCGTTGTTCTTCGACAAACCGCCGGATCGGACATGGGCTTTGCCATGGCACAAAGACACCTCGGTTGCCGTGAAAGACAACTCGCTGCCGTCGGACCATTTTTCTCGCCCCACGTTGAAAGCGGGCGTCCCTCATTTGATCGCGTGCGATGAGGTGTTGAAACGGATGTTGACGCTGCGGATTCACTTGGACGAAGTCACCGATGAGAATGGTCCACTTCAGGTCATTCCCAGTTCGCACGTTTCAAGTGACACCGAGAGTGAAGATCTATCGTCCACCGTCGCGATTCATGCTGCGGCGGGAGACGTGTTGGCGATGCGACCGTTGCTCAGTCACAGCAGTGCTTCCTCCGTCAGTGGAACTCGCCGTCATCGACGGATCCTGCACTTGGAGTTCGCCGAATCGGAACGTTTGCCCGACGGAGTGGAGTGGCACGACTTTGTGAAGCCGATTGCAATTTCAAATCGCTCGCCCGCGTCTTCACCCGAAAGCTAATTCCGGGTTGCTTCGATTGGTGCGGACTCATCGAAGTAGAAGTCGTACCAACCTTGCTCACGCATTTTCTCGCCCCGCGGGAGCCCCGGTGGTTGGAGCTCCGTGGTCCAGGACCGCAAAGATTCGTGCAGTTTGTCAGTGAGTTCGGGATATGACCCCACCAAATTGACGTGCTCGTGTTGGTCGCTTTCCAAGTCGAAGAGATAGCGACGACCGTCGCCAACATAGATGTATTTCCATTTGCCTTGGCGAATCGCGGCTTGGTCCCAGAACCGAAAGTACAGCGTTCGCGTGGACGGGTTTTGAATGTCGTTCATTCGCGGGATGAGATTGATTCCGTCGAGCGGTTCGCCAATGTCGTTGGGGTCAATTCCTGCGAGAGGCAGGACGCTGGAAGCGATGTCCAAGGTGCTAACCGGCCAGTGATAGTCTTTGCCGCTTGGCAACTGACTGGGAAGACTCCAGATCATCGGGACGCGAATGCCGCCTTCGGACAGCATGCCTTTTTCACCGACCCAAGGATCATTGAGCGACCCGTCCCAACCACCGGCACCACGATCGATGGGCAAGTCTTCTTTCGTTATCTTCAGCGGCGCGCCATTGTCGCTGGTCATCACGATCAACGTATTTTCAAGAAGACCATGTTTCTCTAGCTGGGAGACCATTTGCCCGACACCGTCATCAATGGCGGAGATCATTGCCAAGGCGTAACGTCGTCGAGTGGGCATGGGGCCTGGAAACCGATTCAGGTAGGTTTCCGTTGCTTGCAGCGGTGTGTGTGGACCGTAGTAGTTGACCTGCAGATAGAACGGTTGGTCACGGTTGCGCTGGATGAAGCTCACTGCGGCCTCGGTTTGCACATCGATCCGAAAGCGATCGTCGCGAATTTGTTTCATCTTGGGAAGCGTTTGTCCCGACGCCAGATCGAAGTTGGTGCGATAGTTGGTCATCGCACCCCAGTAGTACTCATCAAAGCCTTGTTGTGCTGGTGAGTACGGTTGAATCTTTGGCCATGGGATTCTGACTTGGCGTCGCGGTTTGTTGGCCATCGCTGGAAGTTCTCGTTTCATCCAATCGACGCATGTGACGTTGGGTTCGAGGTGCCATTTGCCGACCATCCCGGTGCGGTAGCCAGCGGGTTGGAGGTGTTCTGCAATCGTTATGGCTTCCGACGGCAGCGGCATGTCAGGGATGGTGTCGATGCCCATTCGCTGTTGATAACGTCCGGTGATCAAACCAGCCCGTGAAGGACTGCACTGCGGTGCGGTGACATACGCATTGGTGCAACGAACGCCACGCTTTGCCAACGCGTCGATGTGAGGCGTTTGAATGTCGTCGAATTGGCCCTGGCAGCTCAAATCCGCCCAACCTTGATCGTCGGTCAGGACGACAATCACGTTGGGCTGGGTTGCGGGGATGACTGCTTGCGCGGTGCGGTCTCCAACTCGGAAAAAGCCCAACTCATTCTGCGTATCAATTTCGCGGACCAGCCAGATGGCACCTGGGCGAGTCGATTGAGGTTTGGTTTTGCCTGATCCAATGACGCCGTAGGACTTCGCGGCACCA is part of the Rhodopirellula halodulae genome and harbors:
- a CDS encoding phytanoyl-CoA dioxygenase family protein, coding for MNRGTLERVGFQILRAAVTSEVVSELLQVCSDSLADESASVRARSSRGHVYAARNLIGNLPPVETVWQTGRLLAFLHQHLGQQFGLVRALFFDKPPDRTWALPWHKDTSVAVKDNSLPSDHFSRPTLKAGVPHLIACDEVLKRMLTLRIHLDEVTDENGPLQVIPSSHVSSDTESEDLSSTVAIHAAAGDVLAMRPLLSHSSASSVSGTRRHRRILHLEFAESERLPDGVEWHDFVKPIAISNRSPASSPES